DNA sequence from the Gopherus evgoodei ecotype Sinaloan lineage chromosome 3, rGopEvg1_v1.p, whole genome shotgun sequence genome:
acgcccacccctcccccagtctccAGCCCCCCCACTTACCTACCCCCacgcccacccctcccccagtctccAGCCCCCCCACTTACCTACCCCCACGCCCACCCCTCCCCAGTCTCCAGCCCCCCCACTTACCTACCCCCACGCCCACCCCTCCCCAGTCTCCAGCCCCCCCCACTTACCTACCCCCACGCCCACCCCCCCCAGTCTCCAGCCCCCCCACTTACCTACCCCCACGCCCCCCCCCAGTCTCCAGCCCCCCCACTTACCtacccccattccctcccctccccagtctcccactcgccccctcccccaatcagCTCCCTGGCCCTTCCTGCCCTACCACGGGGCTCCTCCCAGCGCCCGCTGCCCCCACGGCGCCCGCTCCCTCTCGAGGGGCCCCGCCCACGGGCCCCACTCACGGCGAGCCGGGAGGGGCCGAGGGTAAGAGCAACCGAAGCCGCAGCCTCCCTACCCCCGCGCCCGGCCGGTTCAAATCTCCGCCCCAGCCAATCAGCAGCCCGCGGCGCCTcgtgccccgccccttcctgcctCGCTGCATGCTGGGGCTTGTAGTTCAGGGTCGTTCTGGCGGAGAGTTAGCagttcggggggggaggggcgggttgCGTTTTGCAATTAAACTCCTTCCAGTGTGTGCCCCGTGCAAAGCGAGGATCCTGCAAGCCCGAGTGCGCAAACTCACCGTGTGCACGAGCACCATCAGCTGGGCCTACCACTGTGCAAACCTGAGTGTGCAATgtatccccttccccccagatcTCCACTACGCTTGGGATAGGAGCTATAGGGAGTGGTCCATATTTAATACATAGCACTAGAGGGGACACAGTTTGTCACTCCTGCAAGCCGAGTTGATTGCACACATGGGGCTCCTTGcatccctccctccagcccccttaaACTCCCTGCCTGCCAATCTCCCAACCACTTCTACTTCAGGGAATCTCTCCACTTTGTGCCTTGTGCTCTATATGTCCCAcatttcccctttcccccatgccaggggctctgtacaactccaaaccctcctccccatgcttgGGTCACTGTGATCCCTCCATTACCCCCATGCCAGAGGatctgtgcacacacacccatTCCCTCCTCCACCAAATTCCCCCGTCCCTATCCCATCTCCCCACTGTGACCGGGATGCCTGGAGCAGtcctcactggaaatgccaaggtcagggcataCCCCATCATATGCCTTGTTGAGTCATAAGGCATATCCCTTGctttctctcaatgggtcaattgtatagctcatggtccttaatgggccatcaagcaggctaggcagtgctgatgccaaattaTCTGGgcgtgtcacccagaagcatagcacaagttttgtAATACAGATAGTGACGGGATGCcgcctgatgtgctgagataccactgagcctgcctatTATGCCAATCTGGGCACCCTTTCCATGTGTCTTTAATGAGATTGAGGGGTCCCCTCACTTTTCTTCCATATAGAAGGTCAAAGGGAGAAAATTCTATAGATTcttggggtacctccctgtaagCCTACAGCAGGAATGGCAACCACTCATCACAACTTTGGCTTCTTTTCTTGGCATAGATTCCCAGCATGGATTTTAGggtcccattgaacctttccaccaacCCATTGGCCTGGAGGCGATAGGGGACAGTCTTAAGTTGTTTCATGCCTCATACCTTCCATAACTGTGATACGTTTGCCCCCTGATCAGACAAAATCTCCTTACGGAAATCAACTCTGCTAACTATAGTGAGCGGGGTTCTTGCCACTGTCTCAGCTTCTATATCAGACAGAGCAGCTGCCTCAGGGTATCTAGTGGAAAAATCCACCACCGCTAAGATATACTTACACAGAGGTGTTGAGGCCACATGGCTGATCCTTAAGGAAGAATGGGACCCCTTGGGGGTCTGGCTAACTGAAGGGGCTCCTTCAAGGGACTGTTTAAACACTGGGGCATAGCACAGCTCCTGGGGATCCAGGACACATCCCAAtccccctgtgaggcagggcagggctcttATCCCCATTCTACGGGCCGGCAaggtctcacaggaagtctgtggcacagcagggaactgaactgtCCTAGCCACCCTTCCCCTTCATCATACAGGGGGGCACTGAAAAGCGCATGGTGAGGCATCCCGGTAGGGTGAGCTGCAATGGGAGTTTTAAATTAGCAAGAGTCGTTCTGTGCACAGCACTTCAGGGTGACACAGATCATTAACTTGTCACTCACCATGAAACAGGAAGGGGGCGCTCTCTGTAGGGGAAAGCAAGCTGCTGGAGCAAGGCTTCACTTTTTACTCTTGATAGACGCAAGAccacagtgcccctttaactaaGATGGACCAGCACGCTGCACCCTTAAGGCTCTGAGTACAGTCATGTTTCTGTAATCAGTTCCTGACACTCCTCCAGTCCACTTACAAACATGGTTTAATCGGGAGTCCTGGCATCTTtctcgcccctccccccatgtcccCAACACAACTTCAACCTTGTTTAGGTGGCCACATCTACCACCCCGCCAAAGTCTATTTGCATTAGCGCATTCTGGGAATAGATGGGCATCTATCCCAAACTAACGCGGAAGGGGGCAGAGTGCCCAGAGGACAGGCAAATAGCAGCACCAGCAACCCACAGGGCAATGCACTCGGCCATGGAGGACTGGCCAAACTAGTTTCACCTGAAACTACTGAACTGGATACAGGCAGACAAGTATACGCCTGCCTGACTGGCAAGGGCAACTTTGTCATCAGCTGCCTTGGCTCTTGATCAAGTCTTAACCACATTCCATGGGAACCCAGGCATGTTCAGAGACAACCATGCCACCACACACGTCAGACTCGCTGTTCTAAGATGTAGCGTGCTCAGGACTCCAGATTGGGTTTGAGGTCGCAGTTGCTGAGAGGAACTGTCTATTCAATATTCATGCTGTGGCAGAGAGCTAGATGCTTCCTGAACCAGGTACTCCATGACAGCCAGCTGCATACAGAGCGTAGGCATCGGCAAACTCAGTTCTCAATTCCTATCTAACAGGGTGTTGGGAAAGGGGGGTTAATATCTGCCTGAAGTAAAATCCTAATCAATAGCAGCCccttacccccaccccccccgtgCGTCATCACTTGGCCCCAACAAATCCAAGTGAAGCGAAGGTGGATCTGCAGCCCTTGAACCAACAACCTTAAGAATAATTAAATTTCCATTCCGTTCAGGACACAAAGGAATAAAATCGCAGGAGAGTTTTTCTCCAAggagttttatttcttttttatttaaaaaaaaaatagaatgaagGAGTTTGGCTCGTGCAGTAACTGGGGTCAATACCTCCAACATGTGAAGAGAGTCTCTTTCCTTGTTCTCCCACCGGCAAAAGCGAGGAGCCAAGCAGCTATGACGTGCTCCCACCTGGCCTCTCCTCGCCACCTCCAAACGTGGCAGCTACAGAATAGAGGATGCAGGAGACTCCCAGGGTTTGCAGGCCTGGATTAAGAAGTTTTGGATGCAGGCACTCCAGGGTGGGAAGGAACAAACGATACTTGCTGGGGGATCACCAGGCTGCTTGTGATTTATACaagttttgtttgaaacaatACGTTTTTCCCAAGTGAAAGTTAAAACAGAGGACCGCCCCCAATACCCAAAGACCAGTCCTCAGAGCAGCTGTCCTTtccacagtctctctctcacttacAGAGTCCTCCCCTCTAGCCCAGAGTCATGGTATTTGAAGTGTTAAGCTTTTGGAGACTGTAccggggggggatggggggcagtcgTGCTGGGCACATGATCAGAGCTCCAGGGAGGACAGCTCATTATGCCCCTGTGGGCTAGGCACCCTGAGCTCTGCGTTGTTCCGGACCACGGTGAAGAGGCTAACAACAGCCAGCAATGCCATCAACATCATCACAGAGCATATAGTGAACATGTTCCTGGTACCCGTCTTGTAGTCGCTGTCATGGAGGATGAGCATGCCAAGGCAAGCCAGCAGGTTCAGGGGCATGCGGAACCAGTTCATGACACCCACCTGGTCCTTCTCTGGGATCACCTTCCGCCGGAGGAAGCCCATGGCAGGGAAatacagcccacaggagagttCAATCAGCAAAAAGGCCAGGAAGGACTCAGAAGGGTTCTCCTGCCCAGGGTTGGTGGAGAAGGTCAGCATGAAGAGGGAGAAGAATACCATCAAGACAGAGAGTGAGAGAATGTGCATGGGCTGGAGGTGGTACCTCTTGGAGGTGGCAATACGGTACAGCGATGACCCCACCATGCTGGCAGCCATGAAGCTGGAGAAGACAATGCCCAGAGATGGGTTGTAGGGATCGAGGACGGGCGTCCAGAGGAAGATGAAGATGTAGATGACGCTTTCAAACAAGGCCTGGATAGTGCCCAAGAGCAAGACACGCCGGTCAGACAGGAGACACTTCAAACCATTGACGCAAGTCTTGGACAGTGCCCGCTTCTTGCCATAGTTCTCATCCCAGTTCTTCATGGCGAAGATGCCTGTCAGCATGAGGAAGGGGATGGAGACCATGAATGGGGCCACGGGGCCCAAGCCCAACCACTCAGCAAAGAAGTTGGCCGTCACTCCCGCTCCGATCGCAATGACATTGTTCCAGAAGGCAGCCCTCGAGAAGGTGGCCGGGATCCACTCTGCTGGGAAGTCATGCCGTTCCACATGCTCGTGCACGTACCACGCCTCGAAGGCGGAGAACAGCAGGGCTGTGGACAACCCCCCTAATATCCTCCCCACTACCAGCACAAAGTAATCCCAAGAGAGCTTGGTGAGGCAGCAGATCGAGTAGGTCAGGGAGAAGAGGATGCAGGATTTCTTGCGGCCCAGCCAGTCAACCAAGGAAGTGGAGACCAGTCCAAAGAGCACACTGGAGGCAAAGCCGCAGACATATATTATGGCGATCTGGCCTTCCAGGAAGTGATAGTGCTGGTAGAGTTTATAGAGGTAGGGGCCCTGTAGCCAGTCAGCCACCAGGGCCAGGAAATACACTTGGTAATAGTCCAGCTGGAACTGCAGGAAGGCAGGGTTGGTACAGGTGCTGCCAGCGAGCTTGGCGCGGCAGGCGGAGAACTCCAAACCCATGCATATTGCCAGCAGGACAGCAAAGGCGACATATGCAGTGAATAGCATGGTGCCTCAAAACATCATGTGCATCCCCTGGGGTCTACTCCAGAGCACCTGAAAGAAGAGAATAACATGCAGTGAGACACAGATGGGAGAGCCACCTTTACTGGATTTATGActgccagcaggagcagcagccctgAGTGCAAAGTTTGCACTGCTGTCGAACAGGCTTTTTGCTTGGAGATTAACCTCAGGCTCCCATGAAACTTGGGCTGGGAATTAGGGAAACCTTTCTGGGACTGTGATCTCTCAGGCTGTGGAAGAATCTCCCCAAGGGAAGTACTGGAAGCCTCATTGCTTAGGATGTTTAGAACTAGACAGGATAAAACCCCAGTGAATACATTGCAGGGAGCTATCCTGCATGAGCCAAGGACTGAGAGATATTGACTAggtgatttaggcacctagacCATCCTACAGGGGTAATTCCTAGGATTCCCTCTGGCTGTTTCATCTGCCTCCCTTCAACCGCATATTTGCAAATATTCAAAATATGAACCATCATCTGAACTTGCTGTATTCTGTCATCTCTCTCTCGATAAGGGCCCTCAAATCCCAACAGCAGTTCAGATCTCTTTGATgtaagttaagtgacttgcccgaggtcacacgagaagtctgtgtctgagctggaattgaagccaggtctcctgaatcccaggccAGTGGCCTCACCACACATCACTAGATCAGCCTTCTTACTCTGTGTGATAAAGACCTTCCCCCCATTGTACCCCCGGGGTTTAACCTCATCTAGCAACAACATTGACTCCAACTTGTCCTTATCTACACTGATCTCAAAATCATGGGACTTACGCTGTCAGCTAACTTGACTCTATGCAATTATGTAGTAACACAATAACATACGGTAGTGGAGACAAGGCCACGGATGATACAATTGGTTTAATGATCTTTGATACTTCTTCACTGTGAATGGATGTAACGGTCTTGGTACCAACAGACTGTTGGACAGAGTAGCTAAAGCCACAAATCAATGGCAGGAAAAATCACATTCTGTTTTCCTAGCCTCAAGTCACATGGGAGGATAACAGTTACAGTgaggaaaacaacaacaacatgtaaTCTGCTGTGTCATATTTGTAGCTCTACGACTGGGTTCCTGAAAGAAAGATCCACTGGAGACACTTAAATCAGAGATTTTAACTCTCAACTTggcacatttttaaagaaaaactacaaTAACTGGCACCAGTTCCACAGCCAACCCTCACAGAGATTACCATAGAGTGGCTTCCTTTAGGTCTCCTGTATGTTACAAGATAGCCAGAAAGTGCCTGGAACCATCCACTCCTTTAATCTGAGTATGGCACGATAAAGCCTCCCCTTGCATCTGCATTCCTTCATGTTATTCTAAACCGTGCTTCAAATGCCCTTGTTGAGTTTCTTTGTAACTCTTTAAAGagacttttttttggggggggggggggggcgtaaagcaatggtgaaaggtgccagactcAAAACTCTGGAGGCAAAAGTCCAGTTTAGTCATAGAGGAAGAACAGCGTAGGCTGGGGCAGAGTTAGCATCACCCGCGTTCCTCTGCCCACATGCCTCCAAACTGACCTGAAGGGATTCTTCTGTTCAAGGAGTGAAAGAGCAGGTTAGCCTGCATACTTTGTTCAATTTTAAGCCTATGGGCTGAGACCTGCAACTTGTAATGATGATGTCTATGCTCTGGTCTCAGAACCCCCTGCAAATTCATACAGGACATCAAAGCTTTCCTCTGACCAACACTCTCCCAGCTGAGCTCAAAGATAAGCCAGAGGACAGATCAAATGTGAAAGAGCTTGAGATTGTTCTTAGTACAGTTACTAGGGGGCCAGTGTGTTCAGTTCATCACCACATTGACTCCTGTGCTCTGGAGGAACTCACTAGAATAGAAACACAGTCTGCTGAAAACAAGGTCAAAGTGGCAAGAGCAACCCTGTTAGCATCAGGAAACATTTGAACAGAAGAGAGCACTTTACACGGGGGcttgggaagggagaggaggagttaCCTCAGCATCTCCCCAAGCCAGCCTGGGAAAAGGGCAAAGCTGAGCCAGGGAACCATGTGGAGTTATGGTCTTAATCCCATCAAGAGCACTTGGGGGCCACAGCCCCCACTGGCAGGCAGCTCCACCCAGCTCAGAGGGATCCCCAGAACTCCTCGTAGCATATccctcccattccaacccctccaCTCACAGCATTCCAGGATCCCCCACAAGGACTCATCTCAGAACCCCCAATTAACTCTCCATTCCCACACAAACAGTACACCCCAGCTCCGCTCCCTCTCGagtcccccactccccccaaagTCTCAGTCTCCCTCTTCCCTGAGAGCACCCTCgagccttcccctcctccacagagcTCCCTCCAGCCCGCCTACTCTCCCACAGATCCCACTCcagctccccacacctcccagtcttcccctccccccactcctcacAGCTTCTCCCACAGGGCCCTCGGCCAGCCCCCTACTCCTCACAGAGCctcccccagaaccccctccAGTCCCCCACTCCTCACAGAGCCACCTCCAGCCCCCCACTTCTCACAGAGCCTCCCCCagaactccctccagccccccactcctcacAGAGCCTCCCCCagaactccctccagccccccactcctcacAGAGCCACCTCCAGCCCCCCACTTCTCACACagcctccccccagagccccctccagccccccactcctcgGAGAGCCTTCCCCTAaagctccctccagccccccactcctcgcAGAGCCTCCCCCCAGAACCCTCTCCAGTCCCCCACTCCTCAcagagccccctccagccccccactcctcacagagcctccccccagagccccccgagCCCCCTACTCCTCAGAGC
Encoded proteins:
- the MFSD5 gene encoding molybdate-anion transporter — translated: MLFTAYVAFAVLLAICMGLEFSACRAKLAGSTCTNPAFLQFQLDYYQVYFLALVADWLQGPYLYKLYQHYHFLEGQIAIIYVCGFASSVLFGLVSTSLVDWLGRKKSCILFSLTYSICCLTKLSWDYFVLVVGRILGGLSTALLFSAFEAWYVHEHVERHDFPAEWIPATFSRAAFWNNVIAIGAGVTANFFAEWLGLGPVAPFMVSIPFLMLTGIFAMKNWDENYGKKRALSKTCVNGLKCLLSDRRVLLLGTIQALFESVIYIFIFLWTPVLDPYNPSLGIVFSSFMAASMVGSSLYRIATSKRYHLQPMHILSLSVLMVFFSLFMLTFSTNPGQENPSESFLAFLLIELSCGLYFPAMGFLRRKVIPEKDQVGVMNWFRMPLNLLACLGMLILHDSDYKTGTRNMFTICSVMMLMALLAVVSLFTVVRNNAELRVPSPQGHNELSSLEL